One Blastopirellula marina genomic window carries:
- a CDS encoding OprO/OprP family phosphate-selective porin: MKTSWTCRALGIFLGALAPTISYAQEPFYNAPNAGYGQPVFEQPSANTQGTPNYFADDVAPQHLPEVYGPGETVSAASYYNLLDRVEALEADKAEDACKEVEILSKPTQKWSGRVHFDYWHFPDESALPNFLDTGNAATSPPDFIGFRRLRYGVSGDINETMNYKIEMEFASPDSLAFKDAYLGWTELPWLHTVLLGNQKRPYGLDHLNSSRYNVFMERPFVIEAFNQDARRLGLQSYGVSDNEAWNWRFGTFAMQDLSKPGHQYADNYQSEIAGRLANTIWYDETSGGRGYAHWAVSGSAAFPSGGGTDRFRTRPESRTDGKWFDTGVLGASNYQLLGLESVINVGALSIVGEYQTVHANRTAAPNTNFGGGYVYVAYWLTGEYTPWERDSGTLGRTKPLENFWLVNRCDGCRSYGWGAWQIAARYSYCDFTDQDVFGGVGESATLGVNWWWNSHARVQFNYINGRISDRVVAGAPSTAGWYDALGLRFMVDF; this comes from the coding sequence ATGAAGACGAGTTGGACTTGCCGCGCTCTTGGCATTTTCCTCGGTGCCTTAGCGCCGACGATTAGCTACGCGCAAGAACCCTTTTACAACGCGCCAAATGCAGGTTACGGACAACCTGTGTTTGAGCAACCATCAGCAAACACCCAAGGCACCCCGAACTACTTCGCCGATGATGTTGCCCCACAGCATTTGCCAGAAGTTTACGGTCCGGGCGAAACGGTGTCTGCGGCCTCTTACTACAATCTGCTCGATCGCGTTGAAGCGTTAGAAGCTGACAAGGCCGAAGATGCCTGCAAGGAAGTCGAAATCCTTAGCAAGCCGACGCAAAAGTGGTCGGGGCGTGTTCACTTCGACTATTGGCACTTCCCCGATGAATCGGCATTGCCGAACTTCCTCGATACGGGCAACGCCGCCACTAGCCCTCCTGACTTCATTGGTTTCCGTCGTTTGCGATACGGTGTGTCAGGCGACATTAATGAAACCATGAACTATAAGATCGAGATGGAATTCGCATCGCCAGATTCCCTGGCCTTTAAAGATGCCTATCTCGGTTGGACGGAATTGCCTTGGCTGCACACGGTGCTGCTGGGTAACCAGAAGCGACCTTACGGTTTGGATCACTTGAATTCCAGCCGTTACAACGTCTTCATGGAACGTCCGTTCGTGATTGAAGCATTCAATCAAGATGCTCGACGTTTAGGTCTGCAATCGTACGGTGTTTCGGACAACGAAGCATGGAACTGGCGATTTGGTACGTTCGCCATGCAAGACCTCTCGAAGCCTGGTCATCAATACGCCGACAACTACCAGTCGGAAATCGCCGGTCGTCTGGCCAACACCATCTGGTACGACGAAACCTCCGGTGGTCGTGGTTATGCTCACTGGGCCGTTTCAGGCTCGGCAGCTTTCCCCAGCGGTGGCGGCACGGATCGCTTCCGGACTCGCCCTGAATCGCGTACCGACGGTAAGTGGTTCGATACCGGCGTGCTGGGTGCCTCGAACTACCAACTGCTCGGGTTGGAAAGCGTGATCAACGTCGGTGCACTTAGCATCGTCGGTGAATACCAAACGGTTCACGCCAATCGTACGGCTGCTCCAAATACTAACTTCGGTGGTGGTTACGTCTATGTCGCTTACTGGCTGACCGGCGAGTACACCCCATGGGAACGCGATTCCGGTACCCTGGGTCGCACCAAGCCGCTGGAAAACTTTTGGCTGGTCAACCGCTGTGATGGCTGCCGCAGCTACGGCTGGGGTGCCTGGCAGATTGCTGCTCGTTACTCCTATTGCGACTTCACCGACCAAGACGTCTTCGGTGGTGTTGGTGAGAGTGCCACGTTGGGCGTGAATTGGTGGTGGAACTCGCATGCTCGCGTGCAGTTCAACTACATCAACGGTCGGATCTCTGATCGCGTTGTCGCCGGAGCACCATCCACCGCCGGTTGGTACGACGCCCTCGGCTTGCGATTCATGGTCGACTTCTAA
- a CDS encoding SulP family inorganic anion transporter, giving the protein MRSNESSNGTATSYFSGAFRKDFVSSIVVFLVALPLCIGIAVAVGVNPARALITGIIGGLVVGFFSGSPLQVSGPAAGLFVIVADILANQRAKFLTLYSGPEAGAESSAVTYSLAALGFAVLLAGVIQIVAGRLMIGRWFQAVSPAVINGMLAGIGVLIMVSQFHVMLDHEALWHGHKAHGGLQYMATIPEAIWKCFTPEEAGHVHHLAAAIGMVTIVTMLLWQSLAPKKMQLIPAALLGIVMATIVALVWNFPLKQLNVPQNLLEEVSLLNSTPEWKAILTDSSLYISALVIALVASAETLLCATAIDKMKQGHKTNHDKELTAQGIGNVLCGLVGALPMTGVIVRSSANVNAGGQTRGATIMHGAWLLLFIVLLPSILTMVPKAALGALLVFTGFKLLNIKQIKELYKTSWSEFAIYATTVALIVSFDLLVGVVAGIVLSAVKLLVTFTRFEADLVVNDEESTAELSLNGAATFLRLPVLAARLEEIPEDVALHVDLTNLSYIDHACFETLIDWAKQHEKSGGELTIDWNLLHGKFQKEVDIRGTNGVPSPHARSGLTSGKTIPVKSGAIAS; this is encoded by the coding sequence ATGAGATCGAACGAATCGTCAAATGGAACGGCAACGAGTTACTTCTCTGGTGCCTTTCGGAAAGACTTTGTTTCCTCGATCGTTGTCTTCCTCGTCGCACTTCCGCTTTGTATCGGAATCGCGGTGGCGGTGGGCGTAAACCCTGCTCGGGCTCTGATTACGGGAATCATTGGTGGCTTGGTTGTCGGGTTCTTTTCGGGATCTCCCTTACAAGTCAGCGGCCCGGCGGCTGGCTTGTTCGTCATTGTCGCCGACATTCTGGCCAACCAGAGAGCAAAGTTTCTCACGCTCTACTCAGGCCCGGAAGCCGGCGCTGAATCAAGTGCGGTCACCTACTCCTTGGCCGCACTCGGCTTTGCCGTTCTCTTGGCTGGCGTCATACAGATCGTTGCCGGACGATTGATGATTGGACGTTGGTTTCAAGCGGTATCACCCGCTGTGATTAATGGAATGTTAGCTGGGATCGGAGTGCTGATCATGGTCAGCCAATTCCATGTAATGCTGGACCACGAAGCGTTATGGCACGGTCATAAAGCTCATGGTGGGTTGCAGTACATGGCCACGATTCCTGAAGCGATTTGGAAGTGCTTCACGCCAGAGGAAGCCGGTCACGTCCATCACTTGGCCGCGGCTATTGGGATGGTGACCATCGTCACAATGCTGCTCTGGCAATCGCTCGCACCGAAGAAGATGCAATTGATTCCCGCTGCTTTGCTGGGGATCGTTATGGCAACGATCGTCGCGCTCGTTTGGAATTTTCCACTCAAGCAGTTAAATGTCCCGCAGAATCTCCTGGAAGAGGTTTCGCTGCTCAATTCAACGCCGGAGTGGAAGGCGATCTTAACTGATTCTTCGTTGTACATCTCGGCCCTGGTGATCGCCCTGGTCGCCAGTGCCGAGACTTTGTTGTGTGCGACGGCGATCGACAAAATGAAGCAAGGGCACAAGACCAATCATGACAAGGAACTAACCGCCCAAGGCATCGGCAACGTTCTGTGCGGTTTGGTTGGTGCGTTGCCAATGACTGGCGTGATTGTTCGTAGTTCGGCCAATGTTAATGCCGGCGGTCAGACGCGAGGCGCTACCATTATGCATGGGGCCTGGCTGCTGCTGTTCATTGTGCTGCTTCCTTCCATCTTGACGATGGTTCCCAAAGCGGCTTTGGGCGCCTTGTTAGTATTCACCGGCTTCAAGTTGCTGAACATCAAGCAAATCAAAGAGCTCTACAAGACAAGCTGGTCTGAATTCGCCATCTATGCGACGACGGTCGCGTTGATTGTCAGTTTCGACCTGCTGGTCGGGGTTGTCGCTGGGATTGTCCTGTCGGCTGTGAAGTTGCTGGTGACGTTCACACGATTTGAGGCCGACTTAGTGGTGAATGATGAAGAGAGTACTGCCGAACTCAGCTTGAACGGTGCCGCCACCTTCTTGAGGTTGCCGGTTCTGGCAGCCCGACTGGAAGAGATTCCGGAGGACGTTGCTTTGCATGTTGATCTGACGAATCTTTCCTACATCGACCACGCGTGTTTCGAGACCTTGATTGACTGGGCCAAGCAACACGAGAAGTCGGGAGGTGAACTGACGATTGATTGGAACCTGCTGCACGGCAAGTTTCAAAAGGAAGTTGATATCCGCGGTACAAACGGAGTTCCCTCCCCCCACGCGCGTAGTGGCCTGACTTCGGGGAAGACGATCCCAGTCAAATCGGGGGCAATTGCGTCATAG
- a CDS encoding carbonic anhydrase produces the protein MRDLFAGVTRFQQRKHPELRSRFEQLANGQQPDALLITCSDSRVDPALLTDCQPGELFVIRNAGNIVGRHGEADLGIAATIEYAVKALRVPQIIICGHTRCGAMSGLLNPESTSSLPNVSKWVATADHALKASPLDQDADRLTQVIRANIRLQLRNLMTFPCVADAVEARRLKLKGWLYDFESGTVDVLSPETDRFNSPASCTV, from the coding sequence ATGCGAGATCTATTTGCAGGCGTAACCCGTTTTCAACAGCGAAAGCACCCAGAGCTACGGAGCAGATTCGAGCAACTGGCGAACGGACAGCAGCCAGATGCGTTGCTTATCACATGCAGCGATTCCCGGGTCGATCCGGCGCTGCTGACGGACTGCCAACCGGGCGAGCTATTTGTAATTCGCAATGCCGGCAACATTGTCGGTCGTCATGGAGAAGCAGACCTGGGGATTGCAGCCACGATCGAATACGCGGTCAAAGCGCTGCGCGTACCCCAGATCATTATTTGTGGCCACACAAGGTGTGGCGCGATGTCCGGACTTCTCAATCCGGAATCGACTTCATCGCTTCCGAATGTGAGTAAGTGGGTCGCCACGGCTGACCATGCCTTGAAAGCTTCCCCCCTCGATCAAGATGCTGATCGCTTGACTCAGGTGATTCGGGCGAACATTCGCTTACAACTCCGTAACCTGATGACCTTCCCTTGTGTCGCCGATGCCGTGGAAGCTCGACGACTGAAGCTGAAGGGATGGCTGTACGACTTCGAGTCAGGAACGGTCGACGTGCTATCGCCCGAAACAGATCGATTCAACAGTCCGGCAAGCTGCACCGTTTAG
- a CDS encoding Dabb family protein translates to MKFPGLELRCFSLCAALMIMGMVSMTSLSQAEEKEPSGKLRHVVVFKFKESASAKDIEKVEKAFSALPEKIPQIKEYEWGTNNSPEMLDKGFTHCFLVTFASEKDREIYLPHPEHKKFVSILGPYLDEAFVIDYWAK, encoded by the coding sequence ATGAAGTTTCCAGGCCTGGAACTCCGCTGTTTTTCCTTATGCGCTGCCCTGATGATCATGGGCATGGTATCGATGACGAGTCTTTCGCAAGCTGAAGAAAAAGAACCATCGGGCAAACTGCGACATGTTGTCGTGTTCAAGTTCAAGGAATCGGCATCCGCAAAGGATATCGAGAAGGTCGAGAAGGCTTTCAGTGCTTTGCCCGAGAAGATTCCGCAAATCAAGGAATACGAGTGGGGCACCAACAATAGCCCGGAGATGCTCGACAAGGGCTTCACGCACTGCTTCCTGGTGACATTCGCCAGCGAGAAGGATCGCGAGATTTACCTGCCACATCCAGAACACAAGAAGTTCGTTTCGATCCTGGGGCCTTACCTGGACGAGGCATTTGTGATCGATTACTGGGCCAAATAG